The Gordonia iterans DNA window TGCGGACCCACGGATCCTGTGTCGCGATCCCGGACAAGAGCGGTCCGTCGCCGGCGATCGCGTCGACCTGGCCCTGCTGCATCAGGACCAGGCAGTCGGCCCAGCTGTTGGTGCTGACGATCTCGGCGGTCGGGACGCGGCGCTGGATCCGCGTGATCGACGTCGAGTTGCGGGTGGCACAGACCGACTTGTGCGCGAGGCCGGCGACGTTCTCGATCCCCGAGTTCCGGTAGACCAGGATCCGTTGCGACGCCGTGTAGTACGGGGCGGAGAAGTCCACCGACTCGCGCCGGCTGCAGGTGATGCTCATGGATTTGACCACCACGTCGACGTCGCCGTTCTGCAGTGCGGTGACCCGGTCGCCGGTCGACAGAATCCGGTACTCGATGCGGACGTCGCCGAAGATCGCCTGGGAGATCCAGTGCGCCACGTCGACGTCGAACCCTTCGATGTCGCCGGAGATCGGGTCGCGGAAGCTGAGCGGGTTGCTTCCGATGTCGGTGCCGACCACCAGGCGCCCGCGCGAGGCGATGCGCGCCATCGTCGAGCCGCGCGGCATCTCTCCGGGCACCGGCATCTGCGCGGGCGGGCGCAAGCTGGCGGTCGCATCGCACGACGCGGAATCGATCCCCTCCGGGGTCTGCGCCCCGAACGATGCTCCCGGCGGCACCGGCACGTCGGCACTGGTGGTGGGCGGCTCGTTGGCGGTCAGTTCCGGCGCCGAGCAGCCGGCCAGCGTCAGTACGACGACGACCAGGCCCGCCAGCGCCGCAGTGGCGCGTGTGCCCCTCATCGGTACTCACCGATCCGAGGGATCAGACCGGCCGCGACCGTGATCGCCGCCAGCACGCACAGCCAGCCGATTCCGGTTCCGGTGTATCCGAGCAGTTGCTGGGAGCTGTGGATGTTGTCGCGGAACGTCGAGCGCGTCTGGTCGATGGCGTCGAGCAGGGAATCGTTCACTTGGGTGTACCCGGTCGCCGTGCTGATGTCCCCGGCGCCGATGGTGAGCGCCCGGGCGGCCACGAAGTCGCCGGCGGCGAGTCGCTGCGCCACCTCCTGGTGCGAGCGGTCCCACGCGGCGAGTGACACCTGCACCTGGCGCAGCGGTTCAGCCACGCCGGGGTCGTGGCCGTGCTCGGCGAGCAGCGTGTCGGTCTTGCCCCGAATCTGGGCGATCGCCGCGTTGAAGTCGCGGTCGAGCTGCCCCGGATCAGAGCGCCGGACCAGGCTCAGCGTCTCCGCGGAGCGGGCCTGCTGCGTCAGGATCCGCATGGTGGTCAACTCGTGCAGGGGCTCGGCGCCGGAGTTCTTCGCGGTGTTGGCCGCCGCCACCGACGTGAGGCCGGTGACGAGCAGCCAGACGGTGCCCAGTCCGAGCGCGGTGAGCGAGGCGATGATGCCGAGGTTGAAGTGCCTCCGGGTGCGGCGCGCCAGGTAGCGGCCGCTGCCGACGATCATCCCGATGGTCGCGAAGAGTGCGACGTAGACCCCCCACGGCGGCACCGTGAGGGTGCGCTGCGGTTCGGAGATGGCGGCCGAACGCTGATTGTAGAGTCGTTGCGCCGCAGGGAGAATGGTCTCCTGCATCAGACTCGACGCCTGCACCAGATATGCCGAGCCGACTGGATTGCCGAGCCGGTTGTTGGTGCGCGCGGTCTCGATCGCACCGGTGTAGACCGGAATGTGCACGGCCATCGCGTCCAGGTCCTCGCGGACCGATACACCGGCCCCCGGGCCCGAGTTGGCGGCCAGGCCCCCGCCGTCGGCGGACGCAACCAGGGAGGTGCCCGAGCTGGCGATCGCGTCGGCGTACAGGCGGCGCAGGTCGGGCGACTCGCGGCCGCCGGAGATGAACGCGGAGTTCGCGGCCGCGTCGGCCACCGACAGCGAGCTGTAGAGGACCTCCGCGGACTCCGCGAGCGGCTCGCTCCGGTCGATCAGGGACTCCAGGGTCTGGCTGCGTTCGTTGAGGACCGCCGACGAATACCATCCGGTCAGCAGACAGGCGAGCATCATGGCGACCATCACCACGACGAGCTTCCCCGGGGTGGTGAGTGCGTAGAACTTGAACGCGGCGATCGGTGAGCTGGCGCGTTCGCGAGTGAGTGCGGCGATCTCCCGCCGGTCGGCGATCACTTGGCGCAGGCGGGGATTGGCCTGCGTGGATTCGGGGAGGACGTTCCTCCCGGCATGCGTCAGCGCGCTGCGTACGGTCGACCTCTGCGCGCACACGACTGATGCCCTCCCTGCCGTACTTTCACCCTAGTCGGCAAACCCGTGCGGCACGCGCGCACCCGGTACCGTGTTGGGCAATACGATGTTGAGCCCACGAGCGGGAGGTCGACGGGTGCGCGGAGACGGTGACGGCTGGGTGTTCGATCCGGACGGCGCGCGCTACTGGGGACGGTACGGCGCGGCCGGCCTGCTGCTCTGCGCATCGATGGGCGACGACGGCGTCGGCGTCCTCCTGCAGCACCGAGCGGTCTGGTCCCACCAGGGCGACACCTGGGGGCTGCCCGGCGGAGCGCGCGACTCGCACGAGTCGGCAGTGGACGCCGCGGTTCGCGAGGCGCATGAGGAAGCGGGCGTCGACGTCGAGGTGATCGAGGTGCTCGAGTCCGAGGTGACGCACGAAGCGGTGAGCGGATGGACGTACACGACGGTGATCGCGCGGGTCCCCGAACCGGTGGCGACCACCGCCAACGGCGAGTCCGCCGAACTGCGCTGGGTGCCCGAAGATCAGGTCGACGACCTGCCGCTGCACCCGGCGTTCGGGCGGGCGTGGCCGGACCTGCGTCAGCGTCTGCGCTGACTCGCTCCGGACGAGGACGCGCTCCGCGGATCCGCGCGCTCAGCGCGCCGATGCGCGGAATGTCGCTCGCCCGGGAGCGGATCCGCGGAATCGTCAGCCAGTCAGGCGCGGCCGGTCAGCTGGTTGGCCGCGGAGACCAGGGCGCGGGCCGTGGCCTCGTCGCCCGTCCCGGCCCGCCCGTACGCCCAGCATCGCCGGCCGTCGCGCTCGCACAGCAGATAGGCCGCGATGTGCGCGCCGTCCTGCTGGTGGTAGAGCGAGACGATCTCGACGCCGGCCCCCAGACCGTGCAGCAGTTCGCTCATCGCTCCGATGGCGCCGGGGGCGCTGGTCTCCAGGCCCACGGCCTGCTCGTCGACGATCATGTCGACGCGGCAGCGGACGGTGTCGCCGGTCTCCGGCTCGATCTGCATGCGGCGCAGGGAGATTCCGCCCTTGGGGGCGAAGCGGCGGGCGAGCAGATCCGCGGTCATCGCGCGAGCGTCCTCGGGGAACCAGCGCGGCGGCGCGGGGTGGTCGTGAGGTTCATGGGTACAGCCTGAATGAGCTGTGAGAACGGTAGGCATCTTGCGGTGTCATTTCGGTCGAAATTCCGGTGACCGACGAACTGGTGGCGAAGACGACCCCTTCGACTCCGCTCAGGACAGGTGAACCCGCAGCGGGGGGTCGGTCGAATCAGACCCCGCTGCGGCGGGTTACGAGAAGGCACCAGTTCATGATGGACACAGCTTACTCGGCGTGCGTGCCCGTGCAACCGGTTTTCACGGCGTCGCGCAGCGCCCGGCCCGCCGTCTCCGGGTCGGCCTCGGCGGTGAGCGCCCGGACGACGACGATGCGCTCTGCCCCGGCGGCGGT harbors:
- a CDS encoding glutamate ABC transporter substrate-binding protein — encoded protein: MRGTRATAALAGLVVVVLTLAGCSAPELTANEPPTTSADVPVPPGASFGAQTPEGIDSASCDATASLRPPAQMPVPGEMPRGSTMARIASRGRLVVGTDIGSNPLSFRDPISGDIEGFDVDVAHWISQAIFGDVRIEYRILSTGDRVTALQNGDVDVVVKSMSITCSRRESVDFSAPYYTASQRILVYRNSGIENVAGLAHKSVCATRNSTSITRIQRRVPTAEIVSTNSWADCLVLMQQGQVDAIAGDGPLLSGIATQDPWVRIVGDPIGVEYYGVGIPLGQTDMVRFVNGVLAERRADGSWRRAYDRWLADLGPADPPPTFYRD
- a CDS encoding NUDIX hydrolase; the encoded protein is MRGDGDGWVFDPDGARYWGRYGAAGLLLCASMGDDGVGVLLQHRAVWSHQGDTWGLPGGARDSHESAVDAAVREAHEEAGVDVEVIEVLESEVTHEAVSGWTYTTVIARVPEPVATTANGESAELRWVPEDQVDDLPLHPAFGRAWPDLRQRLR
- a CDS encoding 2-isopropylmalate synthase; translated protein: MTADLLARRFAPKGGISLRRMQIEPETGDTVRCRVDMIVDEQAVGLETSAPGAIGAMSELLHGLGAGVEIVSLYHQQDGAHIAAYLLCERDGRRCWAYGRAGTGDEATARALVSAANQLTGRA